The Bubalus bubalis isolate 160015118507 breed Murrah chromosome 18, NDDB_SH_1, whole genome shotgun sequence genome contains a region encoding:
- the SNRNP70 gene encoding U1 small nuclear ribonucleoprotein 70 kDa isoform X1 — MTQFLPPNLLALFAPRDPIPYLPPLEKLPHEKHHNQPYCGIAPYIREFEDPRDAPPPTRAETREERMERKRREKIERRQQEVETELKMWDPHNDPNAQGDAFKTLFVARVNYDTTESKLRREFEVYGPIKRIHMVYSKRSGKPRGYAFIEYEHERDMHSAYKHADGKKIDGRRVLVDVERGRTVKGWRPRRLGGGLGGTRRGGADVNIRHSGRDDTSRYDERPGPSPLPHRDRDRDRERERRERSRERDKERERRRSRSRDRRRRSRSRDKEERRRSRERSKDKDRDRKRRSSRSRERARRERERKEELRGGGGGGGDMAEPSEAGDAPPDDGPPGELGPDGPDGPEEKGRDRDRDRRRSHRSERERRRDRDRDRDREHKRGERGGDRGRDEARGGGGGGQDNGLEGLGNDGRDMYMESEGGDGYLAPENGYLMEAAPE, encoded by the exons ATGACCCAGTTCCTGCCGCCCAACCTTCTGGCCCTCTTTGCTCCCCGTGACCCCATCCCATACCTCCCACCCTTGGAGAAACTGCCACACGAAAAACACCACAATCAACCTTACTGTGGCATCGCGCCCTACATCCGAGAGTTTGAG GACCCTCGTGATGCCCCTCCTCCAACTCGAGCAGAAACCCGGGAGGAACGCATGGAGAGGAAG AGACGGGAAAAGATTGAGCGGCGACAGCAGGAAGTTGAGACAGAGCTAAAAATGT GGGACCCTCACAATGATCCCAATGCTCAGGGTGATGCCTTCAAGACTCTCTTTGTGGCTAGAGTG AACTATGACACGACAGAGTCCAAGCTCCGGAGAGAGTTTGAGGTGTATGGACCCATCAAAAGG ATACACATGGTCTACAGTAAGCGGTCGGGAAAGCCCCGGGGCTATGCCTTCATCGAGTATGAACACGAGCGGGACATGCACT CCGCTTACAAGCATGCAGATGGCAagaagattgacggcaggagagTGCTCGTGGACGTGGAGAGGGGCCGCACCGTGAAGGGCTGGAGGCCCCGGCGGCTAG GAGGCGGCCTGGGCGGCACCCGGAGAGGCGGGGCGGACGTCAACATCCGGCACTCGGGCCGGGACGACACCTCCCGCTACGATGAGAG GCCCGGCCCCTCCCCGCTGCCCCACAGGGACCGGGACCGGGACCGCGAGCGGGAGCGCCGGGAGCGAAGCCGCGAGCGAGACAAAGAGCGGGAACGACGACGCTCCCGCTCTCGGGACCGGCGGCGGCGCTCACGGAGTCGCGACAAGGAGGAGCGGCGGCGCTCCAGGGAGCGGAGCAAGGACAAGGACCGGGACCGCAAGCGGCGCAGCAGCCGGAGCCGAGAGCGGGCGCGGCGGGAGCGCGAGCGCAAGGAGGAGCTGCgcggcggcggaggcggcggcggcgacaTGGCCGAGCCCTCCGAGGCCGGCGACGCGCCCCCGGATGACGGGCCCCCCGGGGAGCTGGGTCCCGACGGCCCGGACGGCCCAGAGGAGAAGGGCCGGGATCGTGACCGGGACCGACGTCGAAGCCACCGCAGCGAGCGGGAGCGGCGCCGGGACCGAGATCGCGACCGGGACCGGGAGCACAAGCGGGGGGAGCGGGGCGGCGATCGGGGCAGGGATGAGGCCCGAGGTGGGGGTGGCGGCGGCCAGGACAACGGGCTTGAGGGTCTGGGCAACGACGGCCGAGACATGTACATGGAGTCCGAGGGAGGCGACGGGTATCTCGCTCCGGAGAACGGGTATTTGATGGAGGCTGCTCCGGAGTGA
- the SNRNP70 gene encoding U1 small nuclear ribonucleoprotein 70 kDa isoform X2: protein MTQFLPPNLLALFAPRDPIPYLPPLEKLPHEKHHNQPYCGIAPYIREFEDPRDAPPPTRAETREERMERKRREKIERRQQEVETELKMWDPHNDPNAQGDAFKTLFVARVNYDTTESKLRREFEVYGPIKRIHMVYSKRSGKPRGYAFIEYEHERDMHSAYKHADGKKIDGRRVLVDVERGRTVKGWRPRRLGGGLGGTRRGGADVNIRHSGRDDTSRYDERDRDRDRERERRERSRERDKERERRRSRSRDRRRRSRSRDKEERRRSRERSKDKDRDRKRRSSRSRERARRERERKEELRGGGGGGGDMAEPSEAGDAPPDDGPPGELGPDGPDGPEEKGRDRDRDRRRSHRSERERRRDRDRDRDREHKRGERGGDRGRDEARGGGGGGQDNGLEGLGNDGRDMYMESEGGDGYLAPENGYLMEAAPE from the exons ATGACCCAGTTCCTGCCGCCCAACCTTCTGGCCCTCTTTGCTCCCCGTGACCCCATCCCATACCTCCCACCCTTGGAGAAACTGCCACACGAAAAACACCACAATCAACCTTACTGTGGCATCGCGCCCTACATCCGAGAGTTTGAG GACCCTCGTGATGCCCCTCCTCCAACTCGAGCAGAAACCCGGGAGGAACGCATGGAGAGGAAG AGACGGGAAAAGATTGAGCGGCGACAGCAGGAAGTTGAGACAGAGCTAAAAATGT GGGACCCTCACAATGATCCCAATGCTCAGGGTGATGCCTTCAAGACTCTCTTTGTGGCTAGAGTG AACTATGACACGACAGAGTCCAAGCTCCGGAGAGAGTTTGAGGTGTATGGACCCATCAAAAGG ATACACATGGTCTACAGTAAGCGGTCGGGAAAGCCCCGGGGCTATGCCTTCATCGAGTATGAACACGAGCGGGACATGCACT CCGCTTACAAGCATGCAGATGGCAagaagattgacggcaggagagTGCTCGTGGACGTGGAGAGGGGCCGCACCGTGAAGGGCTGGAGGCCCCGGCGGCTAG GAGGCGGCCTGGGCGGCACCCGGAGAGGCGGGGCGGACGTCAACATCCGGCACTCGGGCCGGGACGACACCTCCCGCTACGATGAGAG GGACCGGGACCGGGACCGCGAGCGGGAGCGCCGGGAGCGAAGCCGCGAGCGAGACAAAGAGCGGGAACGACGACGCTCCCGCTCTCGGGACCGGCGGCGGCGCTCACGGAGTCGCGACAAGGAGGAGCGGCGGCGCTCCAGGGAGCGGAGCAAGGACAAGGACCGGGACCGCAAGCGGCGCAGCAGCCGGAGCCGAGAGCGGGCGCGGCGGGAGCGCGAGCGCAAGGAGGAGCTGCgcggcggcggaggcggcggcggcgacaTGGCCGAGCCCTCCGAGGCCGGCGACGCGCCCCCGGATGACGGGCCCCCCGGGGAGCTGGGTCCCGACGGCCCGGACGGCCCAGAGGAGAAGGGCCGGGATCGTGACCGGGACCGACGTCGAAGCCACCGCAGCGAGCGGGAGCGGCGCCGGGACCGAGATCGCGACCGGGACCGGGAGCACAAGCGGGGGGAGCGGGGCGGCGATCGGGGCAGGGATGAGGCCCGAGGTGGGGGTGGCGGCGGCCAGGACAACGGGCTTGAGGGTCTGGGCAACGACGGCCGAGACATGTACATGGAGTCCGAGGGAGGCGACGGGTATCTCGCTCCGGAGAACGGGTATTTGATGGAGGCTGCTCCGGAGTGA